The Acidaminococcales bacterium genome contains a region encoding:
- a CDS encoding TonB-dependent receptor, which translates to MRKSKKVLGMGVFLSLSLLQGSALAKENAAEEVFELDPVTVTATRTKRRPLDIAAETAVITADDIERKGAISLADALEGAPGVAVVRYGRTGAATPFINGSEIVVVMIDGVRINPTQGTSGASSIDLSQFAISLDAIERIEVARGGNSALYGADAVGGVIQIFTKKGTREPSANFGIAIGDDRQREIRLGTSGSNGKWDWRLNGVYYATDGYRPNSRDDDKNLSLRIGRQAGGGDLFFNYNYIRHKAGEPGTITSPSLFDRSEAENQILSIGYNKSDFRLQYYYKDRDYKGLSYSTRFAHKEKTHGLSYQDSRKIGNNLLSWGTDLSVAEIESTNYEGQRKRWKRNFFLQDQVGIGKFILTPSLLYEMTNDFGNKAVPKISGLYKINDKTSFFANWGKVFRAPDFDDLYWYEDWGSGMGMFGNPNLKPETGWTFETGLKKEFGDKHSVSVSFFRRLLKDRIVWQDVSGGYGTLWTPQNISSYQANGAAVTWTGVLGNHFRADVNYTYIDSDASDYYSERRNQFHLGLHYANRKYSQSVMIDSLSANDQNQYPSQNLPGHAVVNTTARYQIAENQKVYLNIYNLLDHKYHYRTGYPANGISFLVGWEIKFR; encoded by the coding sequence ATGAGAAAAAGCAAGAAAGTGTTGGGTATGGGGGTATTTTTAAGCCTGTCGCTATTGCAGGGGAGCGCCCTGGCAAAGGAAAACGCGGCGGAAGAAGTGTTCGAGCTTGATCCGGTAACCGTTACCGCCACCCGCACCAAGCGGAGGCCTTTGGACATCGCCGCTGAAACGGCGGTGATAACGGCGGACGACATTGAAAGAAAAGGGGCGATATCTTTGGCGGATGCCCTCGAAGGCGCGCCGGGGGTCGCCGTTGTGCGCTACGGGCGCACCGGGGCGGCTACTCCTTTTATCAACGGCTCGGAAATTGTGGTCGTGATGATTGATGGGGTAAGGATAAACCCGACACAGGGAACATCCGGCGCAAGCAGCATAGACCTTAGTCAGTTCGCCATAAGCTTAGACGCGATCGAGCGCATCGAAGTAGCGCGCGGCGGCAATTCGGCCTTGTACGGCGCGGACGCGGTCGGCGGGGTAATCCAGATTTTTACCAAAAAAGGGACGCGGGAACCATCCGCCAACTTTGGCATAGCCATCGGCGACGATCGGCAGCGCGAGATCAGATTGGGCACATCCGGGAGCAACGGCAAATGGGACTGGCGGCTGAACGGCGTTTATTATGCCACCGACGGTTACCGGCCGAACAGCCGAGATGACGACAAAAACCTTTCCCTGCGCATAGGAAGGCAGGCCGGCGGCGGCGATCTGTTTTTCAATTATAATTATATACGCCACAAAGCCGGTGAACCAGGCACGATAACCTCCCCGAGTTTGTTTGACCGCAGCGAGGCGGAAAATCAAATCTTGTCCATAGGCTACAACAAGTCGGATTTTCGTCTGCAATATTATTATAAAGACCGAGATTATAAAGGTTTATCCTATTCCACTCGATTCGCGCACAAGGAAAAAACCCACGGCCTCTCCTATCAGGACAGCCGGAAGATCGGCAACAACCTCCTGTCCTGGGGCACCGACCTATCTGTGGCGGAGATTGAAAGCACGAACTACGAAGGGCAACGCAAACGTTGGAAAAGGAATTTTTTCCTGCAAGATCAGGTTGGCATCGGCAAATTTATCCTCACCCCCAGTTTATTGTATGAAATGACCAACGATTTCGGCAACAAGGCCGTGCCAAAGATCAGCGGCCTGTACAAAATCAACGACAAGACCAGCTTTTTCGCCAATTGGGGCAAGGTGTTCCGCGCGCCGGATTTCGACGATCTTTACTGGTACGAAGATTGGGGTTCTGGCATGGGAATGTTTGGCAACCCCAATTTGAAACCGGAAACTGGCTGGACTTTTGAAACAGGCTTGAAAAAAGAATTTGGCGACAAGCACAGCGTAAGCGTCAGTTTCTTCCGGCGGTTACTAAAAGATCGGATTGTTTGGCAGGATGTTTCGGGGGGCTATGGTACGCTCTGGACTCCACAAAACATCAGCAGTTATCAGGCCAATGGGGCGGCGGTTACCTGGACCGGCGTGCTTGGCAACCATTTCCGGGCGGACGTCAATTATACCTACATAGATTCCGACGCCAGCGATTATTATAGCGAGCGGAGAAACCAGTTCCACCTTGGCCTCCATTATGCCAACCGGAAATATTCGCAGTCGGTCATGATTGATTCCCTATCGGCCAACGACCAGAATCAGTATCCATCACAAAACCTGCCCGGACACGCCGTGGTAAACACAACGGCGCGTTATCAGATCGCCGAAAACCAGAAAGTCTATTTAAACATTTACAACCTTCTCGACCATAAATATCATTATAGGACGGGCTACCCCGCCAATGGCATAAGCTTCCTCGTCGGCTGGGAGATAAAATTCCGTTGA